The following coding sequences are from one Lolium rigidum isolate FL_2022 chromosome 6, APGP_CSIRO_Lrig_0.1, whole genome shotgun sequence window:
- the LOC124664321 gene encoding LEAF RUST 10 DISEASE-RESISTANCE LOCUS RECEPTOR-LIKE PROTEIN KINASE-like 1.2 — MPMLWLLLLPLASLPRPATSGGGNASCAQATCGNLTIGYPFSLAGAQPLYCGYPPFDLTCDTGPGRAQAYLSNTFRERLFRVADIFYTNNSMVAAFASHGGCRIPDFNVSASLALFPFSISGTNKKLVFFYGCAVPAELRLSRPCSNRTMGAYISGLWDGSDEGGTLPPGVSRNCMSVSVPVREGMEPTRLHYQRLIDDGFLLELPRPLGDCDGCRRVRGECRLDLLSFQCVCPDGKLCPSFAQSNSTTQQDRGNFRLKIIGTGLAAALLCLVVLGIACIIQNVQRKRKRSASLDGLVVDGGSPLASPKKEFTLAGSLLTHIFTYEELDEATDGFSDTRVLGSGGFGTVYKGILRDGSVVAVKRLYKNSYKSVEQFENEVDILSRLRHPNLVAFYGCTSSSQGSCCRDLLLAYEFVPNGTLADHLHCGGEAPLLAWPTRLSIAVEVAAALAYLHARQVVHRDVKTSNILLDEEFHVKLADFGLSRLFAPDATHVSTAPQGTPGYVDPAYHHRYQLTDKSDVYSFGVVLVELVSSRPAVDMARDGADVNLACMAVRMIQCCEIDRLVDPRLGYGSAASETVKTVDLVAEVAFRCLQPEQDVRPSISEVLDVLREAHQRMMEKEGCTAAMDDAMLVKKSRDDSPDSVMHQWISPATTFNHST, encoded by the exons ATGCCCATGCTTTGGCTGCTGCTCCTCCCGCTCGCCTCCTTGCCGCGCCCAGCTACTAGCGGGGGCGGCAACGCGAGCTGCGCGCAGGCGACATGCGGCAACCTGACCATCGGGTACCCCTTCTCCCTCGCCGGCGCGCAGCCGCTCTACTGCGGTTACCCGCCATTCGACCTCACCTGTGacaccggccccggccgcgcgcagGCCTACCTGAGCAACACGTTCAGGGAGCGCCTCTTCCGCGTTGCCGATATATTCTACACGAACAACTCCATGGTGGCTGCCTTTGCCAGCCACGGTGGCTGCCGCATCCCGGACTTCAACGTGTCGGCCAGCCTTGCGCTCTTCCCGTTCAGCATCAGCGGTACCAACAAGAAGCTCGTGTTCTTCTACGGCTGCGCCGTGCCTGCCGAGCTCCGGCTGTCGCGGCCGTGTAGTAACCGCACCATGGGAGCGTACATCTCAGGTCTTTGGGACGGCAGCGACGAAGGCGGCACGCTGCCGCCGGGTGTTTCGAGAAACTGTATGTCCGTGAGCGTGCCGGTGCGTGAAGGAATGGAGCCGACTCGCCTGCACTACCAGCGGCTAATCGACGACGGGTTCCTCCTGGAGCTGCCGCGGCCGCTGGGAGACTGCGATGGCTGCAGACGGGTGCGCGGGGAGTGCAGGCTCGATCTACTCTCCTTCCAGTGCGTCTGCCCCGACGGGAAGCTCTGCCCCAGTTTTGCCCAATCCAACTCAACTACTCAACAAG ATAGAGGCAACTTTAGGCTCAAGATCATTGGAACAG GACTTGCAGCGGCTCTTCTTTGTCTCGTTGTACTGGGCATTGCCTGCATCATCCAAAATGTTCAAAGGAAAAGAAAGCGATCTGCTTCACTTGATGGTCTCGTCGTCGATGGAGGCTCGCCGCTAGCATCACCCAAAAAGGAGTTCACCCTTGCCGGCTCACTGCTAACTCATAtcttcacctacgaggagcttgaCGAGGCCACTGATGGCTTTAGCGACACACGCGTGCTCGGTTCCGGTGGTTTTGGGACAGTCTACAAAG GGATTCTCCGAGACGGGAGCGTGGTGGCAGTAAAGCGCCTGTACAAGAACAGTTACAAGAGTGTGGAGCAGTTCGAAAACGAGGTGGATATCCTCTCGCGGCTGCGCCACCCCAACCTTGTTGCGTTCTATGGCTGCACCTCCTCCTCCCAGGGCAGCTGCTGCCGCGACCTCCTCCTCGCCTACGAGTTCGTCCCCAATGGCACCCTCGCTGACCATCTCCACTGCGGTGGTGAGGCGCCCCTCCTCGCATGGCCAACCCGCCTCAGTATCGCGGTTGAGGTGGCTGCTGCACTAGCCTATCTTCATGCGCGCCAGGTCGTGCACCGTGACGTCAAGACAAGCAACATCCTCCTCGACGAAGAGTTCCATGTGAAGCTGGCCGACTTCGGGCTGTCCCGGCTGTTCGCTCCCGATGCCACCCACGTCTCAACGGCGCCACAGGGCACGCCGGGATAcgttgacccagcgtaccaccacAGGTACCAGCTCACCGACAAGAGCGACGTGTACAGCTTCGGCGTGGTGCTCGTGGAACTCGTCTCCTCCAGGCCAGCGGTGGACATGGCCCGGGACGGCGCCGACGTGAACCTGGCCTGCATGGCCGTGCGCATGATTCAGTGCTGCGAGATAGACCGGCTGGTTGACCCACGGCTCGGGTACGGGTCGGCGGCAAGCGAGACGGTGAAGACGGTGGACCTCGTGGCCGAGGTAGCATTCCGGTGCCTGCAGCCGGAGCAGGACGTGCGGCCGAGCATCAGTGAGGTGTTGGACGTGCTCAGAGAGGCGCATCAGAGGATGATGGAGAAGGAAGGATGCACCGCCGCTATGGATGATGCGATGTTGGTGAAGAAGAGCAGGGACGACTCGCCTGACTCTGTCATGCACCAGTGGATCAGCCCAGCCACGACCTTTAATCACAGCACATGA
- the LOC124664322 gene encoding LEAF RUST 10 DISEASE-RESISTANCE LOCUS RECEPTOR-LIKE PROTEIN KINASE-like 1.2, producing the protein MFFFSLAYLHARQVLHRDVKTSNILLDEEFHVKLADFGLSRLFAADATHVSTAPQGTPGYVDPAYHHRYQLTDKSDVYSFGVVLVELISSRPAVDMTRAGADVNLACMAVRMIQCCEIDRLVDPRLGYGSASETMKTVDLVAEVAFRCLQPEQDVRPSISEVLDVLREAHQRMMEKEGCANRDDIVLLKKSRDGSPDSVMHQWISPATTFNHST; encoded by the coding sequence atgttttttttttctctggcCTATCTTCATGCGCGCCAGGTCTTGCACCGTGATGTCAAGACCAGCAACATCCTCCTCGACGAAGAGTTCCATGTGAAGCTGGCTGACTTCGGGCTGTCCCGGCTGTTCGCTGCCGATGCCACCCACGTCTCGACGGCGCCGCAGGGCACGCCGGGATACGTCGACCCGGCGTACCACCACAGATACCAGCTCACCGACAAGAGCGACGTCTACAGCTTCGGCGTGGTGCTCGTGGAACTCATCTCCTCCAGGCCGGCGGTGGACATGACCCGGGCCGGCGCCGACGTGAACCTGGCCTGCATGGCCGTGCGCATGATTCAGTGCTGCGAGATAGACCGGCTGGTGGACCCACGGCTCGGGTACGGGTCGGCGAGCGAGACGATGAAGACGGTGGACCTCGTGGCCGAGGTAGCATTCCGGTGCCTGCAGCCGGAGCAGGACGTGCGGCCGTCCATCAGTGAGGTGCTGGACGTGCTTAGAGAGGCGCACCAGAGGATGATGGAGAAGGAAGGCTGCGCCAATAGGGATGACATAGTGTTGCTGAAGAAGAGCAGGGACGGCTCTCCTGACTCCGTCATGCACCAGTGGATCAGCCCAGCCACGACCTTTAATCACAGCACCTGA